The Phormidium sp. PBR-2020 DNA segment GATCAGGAACAACGGCATCTCGAAAGGAATCCTTACGGAGGGCTTCATTGGTGGCTCGTAAGACCCCATTAAGCGGGGTGACAGGCTGTAAATAGATGGGGGTATCTGAGTTAATTCGGGAGACTAAATGGGCTACCCGTTCGAGTTCTTGGGCGGGAGTGCGATCGCAGACAATGGTCTTGACAAACACCGAGACGCCCGCATCATGACAGAGTTGCAAAAACTGCTCATGTTCAGTCCACCAAGTTTCACCACTGGTACTGGGTAACTTAATATCCATCCCCACCAAATCCAAATAGGGCAGAACCGGCTTGAGTTTATCGGGACGATGTCCTCCCGTCTCCAGATAAATAGGCAGTTGGCTGCGTCGGCGAACTTCGGGTAAAAACGCTTCTAAGAAAGGAGCGTGCAATAGGGGTTCTCCCCCGGTCAAACTAATACTGTCATGCAGCCCCGGTCGATTTTGCCGTTCTACCAAAGCCGACAACACCTCCACTGTAATTGGGTTATCGTACTCATCAAAATCCCGCAATCCCGGTGTGCGTTCAATCCGACAACGGGCGGGGGCGTGCCAAGTATGGGCGCTATCACAGTAGAGACAGCGCAAATCACAGAGGGCAAAGCGGATAAAAATCTGCCGAGTGCCAATGTTGGCCCCTTCTCCCTGAATTGCCGAAAAGACTTCAACCAGTCGTGCTGTTTGCCCCTTACTCATGGCCAAATCCTAATTTATCTACTCGGCGACTTTAGATCGGTCTGTACGGTTACAACTGGCCACCTAACGTCTGATAGGCTTCTAAAATGGCGGCTTCTGTATCCTGCCAACTCAAACATTTGTCGGTAACGGAGACCCCATAACGCAAGTCTTTGAGATTCGCGGGGATCTTTTGATTCCCTTCAAACAGATTCGACTCTAACATCATGCCGACAATGGAGGAGTTGCCCGCTTGGATTTGTTCAACCACGTTCTGGAACACCCCAGCCTGACGGCGATGGTCTTTATGGGAGTTGCCATGACTGCAATCGACCACTAAGCGGGGGGGAAGTCCTGCCCCTTTGAGTTGTGCTTCGACTCTGGCGATGGACTCGGCGTTATAGTTAACCTGGCCGCCGCCGCCGCGCAGGATAATGTGGGCGTAGTCGTTGCCACTGGTCTTAAAAACGCTCACGGAACCATTTTCATCGATTCCCAGGAAACTATGGGGTTCCCGAGCCGCTTTCATGGCGTTTAGAGCCACTTCGATGCTGCCGTTAGTCCCATTTTTGAGGCCAACGGGCATGGAGAGTCCGCTGGCCATTTCCCGGTGAGTTTGCGATTCAATGGTGCGAGCGCCAATGGCAGACCAACTGAGAACGTCGCTGATATATTGAGGCACGATGGGGTCGAGGGCTTCGGTGGCGGTGGGTAGCCCGAGATCGGCG contains these protein-coding regions:
- a CDS encoding 3-deoxy-7-phosphoheptulonate synthase; translated protein: MPEQLFNTHIANAQVLQPPLEMKAQVPLSDRAQQTIGQSRRELEAILDRRDSRSFIVVGPCSIHDVNAAKDYAQRLRELSDRVQDKLLLVMRVYFEKPRTTVGWKGLINDPDMDDSFHIQKGLLLARQLLADIADLGLPTATEALDPIVPQYISDVLSWSAIGARTIESQTHREMASGLSMPVGLKNGTNGSIEVALNAMKAAREPHSFLGIDENGSVSVFKTSGNDYAHIILRGGGGQVNYNAESIARVEAQLKGAGLPPRLVVDCSHGNSHKDHRRQAGVFQNVVEQIQAGNSSIVGMMLESNLFEGNQKIPANLKDLRYGVSVTDKCLSWQDTEAAILEAYQTLGGQL
- a CDS encoding 7-carboxy-7-deazaguanine synthase QueE; protein product: MSKGQTARLVEVFSAIQGEGANIGTRQIFIRFALCDLRCLYCDSAHTWHAPARCRIERTPGLRDFDEYDNPITVEVLSALVERQNRPGLHDSISLTGGEPLLHAPFLEAFLPEVRRRSQLPIYLETGGHRPDKLKPVLPYLDLVGMDIKLPSTSGETWWTEHEQFLQLCHDAGVSVFVKTIVCDRTPAQELERVAHLVSRINSDTPIYLQPVTPLNGVLRATNEALRKDSFRDAVVPDPEQVLAWQTMMKRTIQHVRVVPQTHKMIGQL